Part of the Spinacia oleracea cultivar Varoflay chromosome 5, BTI_SOV_V1, whole genome shotgun sequence genome, tctcggtagttacagtccctcgaactctcaatctctgccctgcgggtgtacgttgagtgaTCCCTACACCAGGGATTACAAgagaacctatggccgtcgtggtcgaacataattgcactccctttatgtcacgataaccgggttttgtcagtttttctcattgtcgttaaaaactgaatggcgactcctatattactagtcgattgggtgtaaactcacaggaaatccatttacacttgatctgacaacgtcaagcccacgagggacgaggtcacgcattagcctcgtgctttttcgaccccctcacacacccGAGCTCTCACACCTCATTAGACTGGTCCCCGTCTGCAAGTCTTTCACAGAAAATCCAAAGGGATCAAATTCAACAGAAACCATATTATCAGTAGTAAATTTACGTACGGAAATATGGTTTTTGATAAGCTTGGGAGCATGGAGAATATTATTAAGGTGAAGATATGGGTTGGTTCGGGAGAGGGAAGTGCTACCATAACCATTTACCGGAATCATGCTACCATTACCAACCACAATTGCATTATTTTTATCATTGATCAATTGAAAATAGGACGAGAGAGTACCTTGAGAGGACATCATATGCGATGTTGCACCGGTGTCCATGTACCCGTTTTCACCAGGAGGGTGTAAGGACATGGTGTGCATAGCTTGCTCAATGCATATGGGCATGTAACCAGTTGGAGCATAGCTTGAGGGAGGTGGTGCCATGAAGTATGCCTGTGGAGGTCGTGCCCCAATACTCCTGCCTGTTGCGGAGAGGGCTGACGCGGGGCCGTAGGGCGGTATCGCCAGCCCGTGGATGGATGCGGACAGGGTGGAGTAGCCCATGGTTGATGAGTCAAGTGAGCTACCAACGGTGGGAACTTCCTGTAAAGAGGAGCTGCCCCGTAAGGCTGGTGGTCAGAGGGTCGTTGCTGGTTGTTTCGGCCACCCCCACCGTTATTGTTCCTGTTGTGGTGACGCTTGTTGTTGTTGCCGCCGCGACCACGGTTTCCTTTCTTGCCACGATGAtggttattattgttgttgtgccTGTTATTATTGTGATGGGGATGATGTTCCTGGCCATTGCCAACAACATGATCATTAGCAACATTATAAAGAGCGGTGTCAGGAACCATACCGGAGTCGCCGTCTAGACCGGAGTCCTCTTCGAATTCCAACATAGAGCGGACCTCCTCGAACGAGGTAAGGGAACACGATGCTGCACATTGGTTCTAAAGGATTTGTATTTGGCAGTGAGACCTTGTAAAAGGCGAAGAACCATTATATCATTTGACACCGGAGCACCTACGCTTCGGAGATTGTCGGAGAGGACTTTGATGCAAGTGCAATAGGGTTTAATACCAGAAAATTGATCCAGCTTCGTGGTAGTAAATAGGGTGTCGAGATGAAGGGAACGAGCACTTTTATTGCTCTGGAAGAGACGCACAAGCCGGTTCCATGCATCGAGTGCGGAGTCCTCTTGATCGAGAATGGTGTTGAGAAGATCATTGGAGATCGTACCATATATCCATTGACGAACAATGTCGTCTAGGCGTTGCCACATAGCTTTTGCGGCAACCTTGTCTGCTTCAGACTCGGTGGTAGGGGAAGGAGGGGCGGCAGGGATGATGTGGTCGAGGACCATATGTGCACGGCAGTGCAGTTGCATAAGGGTGGACCAATTGTTGTATTGCGTGCCTTCGTAGTCCAGGGTGACAAGAATGCACGTCTTGATGTTTGCAACAGTGGTGGCAGGGTGTAGCTTGGGAATGTTTGCCATAGAGAAGATAGGGGAGAAGTAAGAAGGAGACAGCTGCTAGGGTTTGTGGTGGAGGAAAAACCTAAACATCTGATACCATGTGAGAAATATTTGCCGTGATTTCTCATTAATTTTCTCAGAATATATACATAGCTAGATTAGGGTTATCTAAGTCTATTCTAGTAATTACACAATaattacaaaataattaaattacatTAATTACAAATATGTATTCTATAATTTTTCATTATGCTCTAACAcataggctccgtttggtaaggcTAAAACTTTGCATTGTAAAACGATTTTCCatgaaaaatatttttcaagggaaaacacaatttcaaactacttttgcttaagatggtgaagattgaggggaagaaagaaGAGGGatgtaaggaggaaagaagaaaaaggggtttccctccctttcataTGGAAAAGGGTTTTCTACCTTTGAACGTAAAATGATGAAAAaggggaaaattgttttccatctcttacccaaccaaacaacgtaaaatgatgaaaaaggggaaaatcgttttccatgaaaacgttttacgccctaccaaacagaGCCATAATGATATCATTAGCTTCGTATTACACATTTTTTTGTTGACTAGAGCTGTAGTCAATTCTTTTTCATGATGAGTTGGTTGTATTATTCTCCTTTAATATGTTAGAGAGAATCAAAATCAATCTTGATTTTTCAATTGCTTCTAGGTAGTGTTTGGATATGAACATTTCATTTCAAATGATGAATTTTAATTGCCTTCATTTCAAGTTCCGCCATTCAATTCCAATTCACGTGTTTGggaaaaataagaattctaaATCCAATCATTTCAAATACCCTATGTTGTTTgagaaaacataatttttatttcaaaatcaaacataTTTTAATTTTGAGGGGGAAAAAATCAAGAATTATACAATCAACACTTTGAATTTTAATATTAGAAATAAAAGGTTCAGCGAAGTTGTTgactaaaaaaggaaaaaaaatcagtAGCCAAGTCAAATGAAACAtcaaacataaatccttcaaatcaTCAATCCTTCGACATCATAAATTTTCTTCAATTCAACATAATCTTCAATCCTCCACAAATTATTTCTAAAATATTCACCTCTCTTTGATCCCGCCACAGAAAGCGTCGACCGCAACCCTAACCCTAACATCGGGCCTCGAATCATCGTTATTCGCCGGAATCTAGTGATTTCAAATACTTGGTAGAGAAAAGTAACATATCAAGGTACTTGTagccaaaaaataaaatcagaatTTCATATCAAAGTAGAAAAATCGTCATCGGTGTTGTTGCAAGGCATCCCAAGAAGCATATGTGCTCCATTTCTAGcagaaaaaggagagagaataaTACGGCAGAGACATTGGTATATCAGAAGTAAATTGAAAGGTAGGAAGATGGCggagtagagagagaaagcctCGAAGTctcagaggagagaggaaaaaAGGTCGAGGAAGAAGGAAGAAttgtgggaggagagagaaaaaagataAATGTTTAATTGTCGTAGAATGTGATGTGGGCTGAGAATTTTAAATGACATGCTTTAACTTGTAATCTCAAATTCTTGGTCTGATGGGCTATCCTTAACAGTTTTAGAATTTGGGTCAATTccgaatttcaaattccaagttttcCAAACAGTAGAATTGACTCAATTCCGGAATTCAAATGAAATCTTCATATCCAAACACAATACTAGTTTACTGTAATTTTAACTTCTCAATGGTCCGATCCTCAAGAGTTTGTCGCATATATGCCTTAATAGTTTACCGTTAGGCTAAGACCTCCTTCATATTTGTcagtatttttttttgttgagatTATGATTAGAGTAAGATTCACATCTGGATGTACTCGCATatgagcaatttttttttaaccaatgatgtcttgaccTAGTGGTTAAACCGAGGGCCTGTGTACGATAGGTCTCAAGTTTGAATCCCTAcaccatttgtaatttatattgcctttGCGGCTCATTTgaacaaaaaaacaaattattttTGCCAGGTCATAACGATTAACAACAAAAGCGAGTGCAAGAATAAAATCGCGATGAAACTTTCATCTAGTGTTTATTGTGAGAAATATTTGCCGTTATTTCTCATTGATAATTTGCAGAATATATACATCACTAGTTTAGGGTTTAGCTAAGGCTAATCTAGTAATTACAAACtaattacaaatttacatataCGTCATACATATTCTATCACACCCCCTGCAGTCGAAGCAGGAGTCGACGAATGGTTAGACTATCTCAAAAATCATCAAAGAGTACGCGCGGAAGACCTTTTGTGAAATTATTGGCAATCTGATAACGGTATGGATCATGTAAAATAAGAACTTTTCAACATCTAACTTTTTCACGAACAAAGTGATGTCCATCTCAATGTGCTTAGTGCGCTGATGTTGAACCGAATTTCCAGATAAGTAAAAATCGCACTTACATTGTCGCAGTAAACCAAAGTAGCTTTCCGGATCGGACGATGTAGCTCAAGAAACAAATTATGAAGCCAACAGGACTCATAGGCAACATTAGCGATGCCCTTGTACTCCGCCTCAAAACTAGACTTAGACAGAGTGGGTTTGCGTTTTGCAGACCAAGAAATAAAATTATCCTCAAGGAAAACGCAATACCTGGATGTGGAGCACCGGGTGTCCGGGCATCCACCTCAGTCAACATATGTGTACGATATAAGGGATTGTATAGATGATGAATATAAATGTAGACGAAAATCAATCGTACCTTGAACGTAACGGAGAATGCGTTTCAAAGCTTCCATTGGCTCGACTTTAGGATCATACATGAATAAACACACATGTTGTACCGCATAAGATATGTCAAGCCGAGTAAAAGTCAAGTATTGCAATGCGCCAGCTAGGAGACGATAAGCAGTAGGGTTGGGGCAGGATGCGCCTGATTGGGAGCTATGATTCCCTTTTGTGTCGACAAGAGTGAGGCAAGGTTTGCAATGGGCCATGCCAGCCCAATCAGGAATATCCTCTGCATATTTCTTCTAAGACATTAAAAGACCATTCGCATCCCGAGTGACAACATTACGAAAGAAGCAGCTCAACGAACCCAAGTCTTTTATAGGGAATTTCGAGCTTAACTGGGATATAATGGTGCGTATGAGAGTATATGAGAAGCAGTAAGGATAATATCATCCACATCCAATAAAAGACATGCAATGTCTGTACCATGACTGTAAATGAGAAGGTAATTGTCTGATatgctttttcaaaaaccaATGGTGGTAGCCAAGTTTGTAAATCGTTGATACCAAGCCCAGGGTGCCTGTTTCAAGCCACAAAGAGATTTTTGTAACAAGAAAACATGATCTGGTCGAGCTGGATCGCATAAACCCAAAGGTTGACACATATAGACAATTTCACTCAAATTTCCACGCAGAAAATAATTTTTAACATCCAACTGATGAATGGGCCATGATTTAGACAAAGAAATACTAAGGACCACCAAATAGTAGCCAGTTTGACAACCGGACTGAAAGTCTCATCACAACCAATGCCTAGCTTCCCTGTAATACCCGTCCTATTAATTCCTTGTTTTTTAAAACTATGTTTCTCTAATAAATAAAAGGAATTACAAAGGCATTTGATAgaggtattttccgtcgttgaatgaaACACAccttatcaaacaaaatttgtaaacacctaactaaccggctatattgactatagcggcaagcatagggatcgtcccaaggaaACGGAGTGAAGTGAGTTAAATTGTTAAGCTAGTTTAGGAtggagtttgaatttgattttaacAACTACAAAGCTACTCTATCAAACGATTTATGCAAATAAAGGAAAGCGTTAGGGAATTGGGGATAGACATAGGGCAAATTAGGGGAAGGATGAAGTTTAACTCATACTCATGATGCAATGACTTGACACATAGGGGAAAAGCATCTAATGACgcgctcgccacctctcggatagaacgCGCTTAGCTCTCTAATCTAGGAAAAGCTCTCGcataatcctaaaactaaagaACTAGCAATTGAAACCAACTTTTCACATGCAACATAGAGATTCACAATGTCTTGCAAATTAAAATGAAACACTCCAATCTATCTTAGTTggactagcatttgcaactactaattcaCTAATCATGGAATTCCTAGCATCAAATCAGagtttaatcacatcaataatCATGAATCATCCTTCAATTCCCCCAATTAAATCCCTAGTTTTCTCCCCTATCCCTAACTAGAAACTACTCACTACTCATAGTTTTAACTAAGGAAATTAAAGATTGAAAGCAAGTAGACAttgaatttgaagattgaaTTAAGAGAATCAATAtctaagaattcaattgagaatcaacaaaagaaaataagaatcatccaacaatatcatcaaagcAATTGAAAAATCAAGAACTCAAGAAGAATAGTAAATCAttaaagattgaattgaaattgcaataagaATTCTAGAGTTGAAAGAGAATTACAAGTTGAAGTTTCCCCAAATTgaagtttctctctcctaccaAGCTTGAAGAACTAGGAACTATCCTCTCTAATTTGCTGAAAAATCTAATTATGAattaatgtgtttaaaataaaatctaaaaatatatttatatgttcCCAAgaattagaaaatttaaactagAAAAGTTCCAgcccgcgcagccgtgcgatcgcggagacccaggtgcgatcgcacCGGTGCGAGTAGGATACTATTTTGTGCGAACAGGCTCAGCGACGAATTATCTCCTTCGTATCGTGCGAACACACAAAAATTCCGTGCGACCGCAAGGCCCTGAGATAGCAAAATTCCACAAAATATTCATGGGCTCGCACGAGAATCCTGTGTGTGCACACAAAAATCCCGTGCGAGGGGGCTGAAATGGCTTGCGAGTGCACGCAAAACTGGaaagttcctgcatcgattttgcGATTTTGTGCGAACACTCGGATCTGGAACTCGGTCGCACAGTCTTCTTGACTTTAATACCAACTTTTCTGACCCGTGCGAACACACGAAatttccgtgcgatcgcacgggcctGCTTCGAGCTATTTTCCACCTGTTTTCCATCTTTCTCCAATAATTCCCTGAAAATTTCAATGATGGAATAAGTACATATAAACGCAACAAATGCTATCTAAATCTAccaaaaatcataataaaatgCTACAAAAACCTAAGCTTAGAGCGACATGAATGCCGCTCATCAGCAATACCACCACCATGAAAATGGTTAAGGCGGCTATTATCAGAATTTTGCAGAGGAACTTAACTACTAATAATTAATATGCTTTgcaaagtattaaaaatccaaaaaacttGTTACCATTAAAGGCCCATCAAAACGTTAATTCAAATCCTCAAAATctttaaatgtttaaaattcatacttgaaatacatgcataaaataaatattttattaaagcgTTTGCAGCATAAATGGATCACCCACACTCAATCTGAATGAAATGAAAATGGAATGCTTAtgtagggttatgaataatacaaacaatataattcatgcggaaaaaccataaagccagaaatccaaattaatttccacatagtcaattagcataatttaggttacatataatgtgatgcgtgccttccctagatgctcctgaaccgaacaagaacaagtctttagagctccaagtgtcgcccctccgtaaaaattccacagcacgttcggatccgccttaggttcaacctgaatgaaataatgcccttggtccaagtatgcattcaatgctatgtctaataaatgcggttcagtattacttaacaagttaataaattcagtgagatcaagtgaactgaatccgtagctagaggccgcttcagttcaagtggagttaataatattaatccacaacttacttttgactgaacccgtagggtcacacaaatagtgataggttatgacaaatgtaaatcatatatttcatg contains:
- the LOC110792335 gene encoding uncharacterized protein, whose product is MANIPKLHPATTVANIKTCILVTLDYEGTQYNNWSTLMQLHCRAHMVLDHIIPAAPPSPTTESEADKVAAKAMWQRLDDIVRQWIYGTISNDLLNTILDQEDSALDAWNRLVRLFQSNKSARSLHLDTLFTTTKLDQFSGIKPYCTCIKVLSDNLRSVGAPVSNDIMVLRLLQASCSLTSFEEVRSMLEFEEDSGLDGDSGMVPDTALYNVANDHVVGNGQEHHPHHNNNRHNNNNNHHRGKKGNRGRGGNNNKRHHNRNNNGGGGRNNQQRPSDHQPYGAAPLYRKFPPLVAHLTHQPWATPPCPHPSTGWRYRPTAPRQPSPQQAGVLGHDLHRHTSWHHLPQAMLQLVTCPYALSKLCTPCPYTLLVKTGTWTPVQHRI